In Desulfoplanes formicivorans, a genomic segment contains:
- a CDS encoding DNA integrity scanning protein DisA nucleotide-binding domain protein, whose translation MRDASFINLCIYHVLDGLRQGLSHYSQPSRAALIYALDEHAPLRICDPQHLLQGHAVKLKNHFLASDAWKKKVQCPKHIRVLEHDKTDTLALAGIVSFGGRSHSLLYQMWFTEEHPDMCSTGPTERWLEHAAWLLSQDIASNSPLYIGTSGLVLQNCATHAVRDFLVDKRAEIMGLDTQLRVYPVLDAILAISKTREEGAWPRGRLVFVDPSKLAEVDFLACFAQQERPSLKNYRHVRKLLLAVEHSARILVSEGRRIVGIARGGVIPCCSVIADYRGEYGFVHLDDMPVCSFSDGMFHSSMRKAKLVQVEEILLETGLPSEEQTDLFQIVSDLVHNAEEQKFGCTLVVDLNPVPRTIAGQHLDTILDLRDPENREFAKSLSRVDGALHIGSDLCLHGFACLLDGHAVTGENRARGARFNSALRFTAEHANMIAVVVSSDRPVSVVQDGVELTAQCQWRQPVFSCVETPPTLEQWLETIE comes from the coding sequence GTGCGCGATGCATCCTTCATCAATCTGTGCATCTACCATGTACTGGACGGCCTGCGACAGGGATTATCGCACTATTCCCAGCCAAGCCGGGCCGCCCTGATCTATGCACTGGACGAGCACGCCCCTCTTCGCATCTGTGATCCTCAGCATCTTCTCCAGGGCCATGCCGTCAAGTTGAAGAATCATTTTCTTGCATCAGACGCGTGGAAAAAAAAGGTGCAATGTCCCAAGCATATACGCGTTCTTGAACACGATAAAACAGATACTCTGGCCTTGGCCGGGATTGTCAGTTTCGGGGGGCGGTCCCATTCCCTGCTCTATCAGATGTGGTTCACCGAGGAGCATCCGGACATGTGTTCCACGGGTCCCACAGAGCGGTGGCTGGAACATGCAGCCTGGCTGCTGAGTCAGGATATCGCCTCCAACAGCCCCCTGTATATCGGTACTTCCGGACTTGTGCTGCAGAATTGTGCCACCCATGCGGTCCGCGACTTCCTGGTGGACAAGCGGGCCGAGATCATGGGCCTGGATACCCAATTGCGCGTGTATCCGGTTCTGGACGCCATACTGGCTATATCCAAAACCCGAGAGGAAGGAGCCTGGCCCCGGGGCCGACTGGTGTTTGTGGACCCATCCAAACTGGCAGAGGTTGATTTTTTGGCCTGCTTTGCCCAGCAGGAACGGCCATCCCTTAAAAATTACAGGCACGTACGCAAGCTGTTGCTGGCAGTGGAACATTCGGCCAGGATTCTGGTTTCCGAAGGGCGGCGCATTGTGGGCATTGCCAGGGGAGGCGTTATTCCCTGCTGCTCGGTCATAGCCGATTATCGTGGGGAGTACGGATTCGTCCATTTGGACGACATGCCTGTATGCAGTTTTTCCGATGGCATGTTCCATTCATCCATGCGCAAGGCCAAACTGGTTCAGGTGGAAGAAATCCTTCTTGAAACCGGGTTGCCTTCCGAAGAGCAGACAGATCTGTTCCAGATAGTATCCGATTTGGTGCACAATGCCGAAGAACAGAAATTCGGGTGTACCCTGGTGGTTGATTTGAACCCGGTTCCCAGAACCATTGCCGGACAGCATCTGGATACCATCCTTGACTTGCGCGATCCCGAAAACCGGGAATTTGCCAAATCCCTTTCTCGGGTGGACGGAGCCCTGCACATTGGTTCGGATCTCTGTCTGCACGGGTTTGCCTGTCTTTTGGATGGCCATGCCGTAACAGGCGAAAACCGGGCCCGAGGGGCCCGGTTCAATTCAGCACTCAGGTTCACGGCAGAACACGCCAACATGATCGCCGTTGTGGTCTCTTCAGACCGACCGGTATCGGTTGTTCAGGATGGCGTTGAACTCACGGCTCAATGCCAATGGCGACAGCCCGTGTTCAGTTGTGTGGAAACACCTCCAACCCTTGAACAATGGCTCGAGACTATCGAATAG
- a CDS encoding tryptophan--tRNA ligase — protein sequence MNKEIILTGITPSGTPHLGNYAGAIRPAIENSKRDNVSCFYFLSDYHALIKNQDPELLKQSTREIAATWIALGLDTDKAIFYRQSDIREIPELTWILTCMTAKGLMNRAHAYKAKVAENEEKRSKDPDKGITMGLFCYPVLMAADILMFSANKIPVGKDQIQHIEMARDIAARFNHHYGEILTLPEPLVSDDSAILKGLDGRKMSKSYNNTIPLFGPEKKLRKMIMKIKTDSSEPGEPKETKDNTLFDIYKAFATPDQVEEIRKRYAEGIAWGEMKQILFDCINDHLAEPRKRYNELMKHPGDIEEILVKGAQKARAISGPFLDKIRRAVGLVPIR from the coding sequence ATGAACAAGGAAATCATTCTCACCGGTATTACGCCCAGTGGCACGCCCCATCTGGGCAATTATGCGGGCGCCATCCGCCCGGCCATTGAAAACAGCAAACGGGACAATGTCTCCTGCTTCTATTTTCTCTCGGATTATCACGCCCTGATCAAGAATCAGGATCCCGAGCTCCTCAAGCAGTCCACCAGGGAGATCGCAGCCACCTGGATCGCCCTGGGCCTGGATACGGACAAAGCCATTTTCTACCGCCAGTCCGACATCCGTGAAATCCCAGAACTGACATGGATTCTTACCTGCATGACCGCCAAGGGGCTCATGAACCGGGCCCATGCCTACAAGGCCAAGGTGGCTGAAAACGAGGAAAAACGGTCCAAGGATCCGGACAAGGGCATTACCATGGGTCTGTTCTGCTACCCCGTGCTCATGGCCGCGGATATCCTCATGTTCAGCGCCAACAAGATCCCGGTTGGCAAGGATCAGATCCAGCACATCGAGATGGCCCGGGACATTGCCGCCCGGTTCAATCATCATTACGGCGAGATCCTAACCCTGCCCGAACCCCTGGTGAGTGATGATTCAGCCATTCTCAAGGGTCTTGACGGCCGCAAGATGAGCAAAAGCTACAACAACACCATCCCCCTGTTCGGCCCCGAAAAAAAGCTGCGCAAGATGATCATGAAGATCAAGACGGATTCTTCGGAACCGGGCGAACCCAAGGAGACCAAGGACAACACCCTGTTTGACATCTACAAGGCCTTTGCCACGCCCGATCAGGTGGAAGAGATTCGCAAACGGTATGCCGAGGGCATTGCATGGGGGGAGATGAAGCAGATCCTGTTTGACTGCATCAACGATCATCTGGCAGAGCCCAGAAAGCGGTACAACGAGCTGATGAAACATCCCGGGGATATTGAAGAGATTCTTGTGAAGGGAGCCCAAAAGGCGCGCGCCATCAGCGGACCGTTTCTGGACAAAATCCGCCGGGCCGTAGGGCTGGTTCCTATTCGATAG
- a CDS encoding site-2 protease family protein, producing MIAATSMFNESLAHIIQQIAIYAIPLLLGIICHEVAHGYVSCLLGDPTAKNAGRLTLNPLKHLDVMGTLVFVLTRMIGWAKPVPINPRYYKNPRRDIVLVSLAGPATNFVLAALFYLLYRVLAVVIMTSSPAVATYVIFPVINIAAAGTIVNIILGTFNLFPIPPLDGSKVLAVMLPPHMAASYMKLERYGFIILIVLVMTGMFERFFQVIIGSVYTLLF from the coding sequence ATGATAGCCGCTACGTCCATGTTTAACGAATCTTTGGCGCATATCATACAGCAGATCGCCATCTATGCGATCCCGCTTTTGTTGGGCATCATCTGTCATGAGGTGGCCCATGGCTATGTATCCTGTCTTCTGGGAGATCCCACGGCCAAGAACGCCGGACGGCTGACCCTCAATCCCCTCAAGCATCTTGACGTCATGGGCACCCTGGTTTTCGTGCTCACCCGGATGATCGGCTGGGCCAAACCCGTGCCCATTAATCCCAGATATTACAAGAACCCGCGCAGGGATATCGTTCTGGTCTCCCTGGCCGGTCCGGCCACCAATTTTGTGCTCGCGGCCCTATTTTATCTTCTCTACCGGGTCCTTGCCGTGGTCATCATGACCTCTTCCCCGGCAGTGGCCACCTATGTCATTTTTCCGGTCATCAATATTGCCGCGGCCGGTACCATCGTCAACATCATTCTGGGAACGTTCAATCTGTTTCCCATTCCCCCTCTGGACGGGAGCAAGGTCCTGGCCGTGATGCTGCCCCCCCACATGGCAGCCAGCTACATGAAGCTGGAACGTTACGGGTTCATCATCCTCATTGTCCTGGTCATGACAGGGATGTTCGAACGTTTTTTCCAGGTGATCATCGGTTCGGTCTACACCCTGCTCTTCTGA
- a CDS encoding UbiX family flavin prenyltransferase — MPSSARPRCHVLAVTGASGMPYALRLAQVMGSDSLRELHVIVSQAARLVLETETKNGLALLTRYATAVWDEKDIGAPPASGSWRHNGMVVCPCSMASLGAIAHGLASNLIHRAADVSLKEKRPLILVPRETPFSRIHVQNMLTVMDAGATIIPPCPGFYARPQTIADLVDQVVGRILDHLGIDHGLTSPWTGV; from the coding sequence ATGCCATCATCCGCCCGTCCTCGTTGTCATGTTCTGGCTGTTACCGGAGCCAGTGGCATGCCCTATGCCCTCAGGCTGGCCCAGGTCATGGGCTCGGATTCCCTCCGGGAACTCCATGTCATTGTTTCCCAGGCCGCCCGCCTTGTTCTGGAAACGGAGACAAAAAACGGCCTCGCCCTGCTTACCCGGTACGCCACGGCTGTTTGGGACGAAAAGGATATTGGCGCACCCCCTGCCAGCGGATCCTGGCGCCACAACGGCATGGTGGTGTGCCCGTGTTCCATGGCATCCTTGGGGGCCATTGCCCACGGGCTTGCCTCCAATCTGATCCACCGGGCCGCTGACGTGAGCCTCAAGGAAAAACGTCCCCTCATCCTGGTTCCCCGGGAAACCCCTTTTTCACGCATCCATGTGCAGAACATGCTCACGGTCATGGACGCCGGAGCAACCATCATTCCCCCCTGCCCGGGATTTTATGCCCGCCCCCAAACCATTGCCGACCTGGTGGACCAGGTTGTCGGGCGCATTCTGGATCATCTGGGCATTGACCACGGGCTGACCTCCCCGTGGACCGGGGTATAA
- a CDS encoding DMT family transporter: protein MRIYLLLIGSVAIWGATWISGRILAQDIGPFSAAFLRFLAASVFLFLWSCRMNRRLPVCSRDHFPGLLLLGVSGVFCYNFFFFSGLQTVAAGRAALIIACIPVIICVASALIFKEPLTRKKIAGTLLSLTGVAIVLAKGNPLVLLQSPLSRGDLFILGCVASWTVYSLAGNRVMRHINPLEAVTWSCILGDILLLPFALYHGLVHDMANALPRDWGHVLFLGVIATGLAFTWYYQGIKAIGPSRAGIFINLVPVFAVLLGFAILKEPVSLALLGGGSLTLTGVWLTNR, encoded by the coding sequence ATGCGCATTTATCTTCTTTTGATCGGATCGGTGGCCATCTGGGGCGCGACCTGGATTTCCGGACGGATCCTGGCCCAGGACATAGGGCCGTTTTCAGCGGCCTTTCTCCGTTTTCTGGCCGCCTCCGTGTTCCTCTTTCTTTGGTCCTGCCGGATGAACCGACGGCTGCCCGTCTGCAGCCGCGATCACTTTCCCGGCCTGCTCCTGCTGGGGGTCAGCGGAGTCTTCTGCTACAATTTCTTTTTCTTTTCCGGGTTGCAAACCGTTGCCGCAGGTCGGGCCGCCCTGATCATCGCCTGCATCCCGGTAATCATCTGCGTGGCCTCGGCCCTGATCTTCAAGGAACCCCTGACCCGGAAAAAGATCGCGGGCACGCTTCTCTCCCTCACCGGCGTGGCCATTGTTCTGGCCAAGGGGAATCCCCTGGTACTTCTGCAATCCCCCCTGTCCAGGGGAGATCTGTTCATTCTCGGATGCGTGGCCAGCTGGACCGTCTATTCCCTGGCCGGCAACCGGGTCATGCGGCACATCAATCCCCTTGAGGCCGTTACCTGGTCATGCATCCTGGGTGATATTCTTTTACTCCCCTTTGCCCTGTATCACGGTCTGGTGCACGACATGGCCAACGCTCTGCCCAGGGACTGGGGACATGTCCTCTTTCTCGGGGTCATTGCCACGGGGTTGGCCTTTACCTGGTACTATCAGGGGATCAAGGCCATTGGTCCGTCCCGGGCCGGGATCTTCATCAACCTGGTGCCGGTTTTTGCGGTTCTGCTCGGGTTTGCCATTCTCAAAGAGCCTGTTTCCCTTGCCCTGCTTGGCGGGGGCAGCCTGACCCTGACCGGGGTATGGCTGACCAACCGATAA
- a CDS encoding Nramp family divalent metal transporter — translation MNATDGSQAHAAVSSSTGLISRFGPAWVISAVAAGPATMASVAMAGGTFGYSLLWVVVLSGLLACVNQYMAAKTGIIAGKGIIRIVEERWGRTWAMILMIDALVATWLAAAALMKALVGVTGLVTGWSTPWWGLFWTSLLGFLLVRGGYGLLERVSKVLVALVVLCFMITAITIRPDPMAMLAGLVPSLPNQDQAALMMAAIMGGAVHITIIAMHSYTVNQRGWQTNNLPLAALDTFLGMFVAFGLYSTAIFITGAAWLHPRHMAIHNVFDLAHALTPVLGPLAGPVFLAGLLAAVLSTITPTFMAGGFFMADTFGWKASREDKRFHLAILAGCLVSLAGPLLPGGWLIMLVVMLAMGLCGTPLIIAMNLILLNSPSWAGKHTNGLTVNLLGVISLMLTLFLAGRWILIKLGGMS, via the coding sequence ATGAACGCAACGGACGGATCACAGGCACACGCGGCTGTTTCTTCTTCCACCGGCCTGATCAGCCGGTTCGGCCCGGCCTGGGTCATCAGCGCGGTGGCAGCCGGACCAGCAACCATGGCCTCGGTGGCCATGGCCGGAGGAACCTTTGGCTATTCCCTGTTGTGGGTCGTGGTCCTGAGCGGATTGCTGGCATGCGTCAACCAGTACATGGCTGCCAAGACCGGGATCATTGCCGGCAAGGGGATCATCCGCATTGTTGAGGAACGCTGGGGAAGGACCTGGGCCATGATTCTCATGATCGACGCCCTGGTTGCCACCTGGCTGGCGGCAGCAGCCCTGATGAAGGCCCTGGTGGGAGTGACCGGGCTGGTCACCGGATGGTCCACACCCTGGTGGGGACTGTTCTGGACAAGTCTGCTGGGTTTTCTGCTTGTGCGGGGCGGATACGGATTACTGGAAAGGGTGAGCAAGGTTCTTGTGGCCCTGGTGGTTCTCTGCTTCATGATCACGGCCATCACCATCCGACCGGATCCCATGGCCATGCTTGCCGGACTTGTGCCCTCCCTGCCGAATCAGGATCAGGCCGCCCTGATGATGGCCGCCATCATGGGCGGAGCCGTGCACATCACCATCATTGCCATGCACTCCTACACCGTGAACCAGCGGGGTTGGCAGACCAACAATCTTCCTCTGGCTGCCCTGGATACCTTTCTGGGCATGTTCGTGGCCTTTGGCCTGTACAGTACGGCCATTTTCATCACCGGAGCGGCCTGGCTCCATCCCCGGCATATGGCCATCCACAATGTTTTTGATCTGGCTCACGCCCTGACCCCGGTTCTCGGCCCCCTGGCAGGTCCAGTCTTTCTGGCAGGGCTGCTGGCGGCCGTGCTTTCGACCATCACGCCAACCTTCATGGCCGGCGGTTTTTTTATGGCCGACACCTTTGGCTGGAAGGCCAGCCGGGAAGACAAGCGGTTCCATCTCGCCATTCTGGCCGGATGTCTGGTCAGCCTGGCCGGTCCCCTGCTGCCGGGCGGCTGGCTGATCATGCTCGTGGTCATGCTGGCCATGGGCCTGTGCGGCACTCCGCTGATCATCGCCATGAACCTGATCCTGCTGAACAGCCCGTCCTGGGCCGGCAAACACACCAACGGCTTGACAGTCAATCTGCTCGGGGTGATCAGCCTGATGCTGACCCTGTTTCTGGCCGGCCGGTGGATTCTGATCAAACTCGGGGGCATGTCATGA
- a CDS encoding macro domain-containing protein has product MNIQLIQGDITRARVDAIVNAANSRLAGGGGVDGAIHQAAGPELLAAGQAHVRAHGLLPPGKAMITPGFNLPARYVIHTVGPIWHGGNDREPLLLASCYRESLNLAREHGVQSIAFSAITVAGCTGIPRTRPPA; this is encoded by the coding sequence ATGAATATCCAACTCATCCAGGGCGATATCACCCGGGCCCGGGTGGACGCCATTGTCAATGCGGCCAATTCCCGCCTTGCCGGCGGGGGCGGGGTCGACGGAGCCATTCATCAGGCGGCCGGACCCGAGCTTCTGGCTGCTGGTCAGGCCCATGTGCGTGCTCACGGTCTCCTGCCCCCGGGCAAGGCCATGATCACCCCGGGTTTCAATCTTCCGGCCCGGTATGTCATCCACACGGTGGGTCCCATCTGGCATGGCGGTAACGACCGGGAACCCCTTTTGCTTGCTTCCTGCTACCGGGAAAGTCTGAATCTGGCCCGGGAGCACGGGGTGCAATCCATTGCCTTTTCCGCCATCACAGTTGCGGGGTGTACGGGTATCCCCCGCACAAGGCCGCCCGCATAG
- the prxU gene encoding thioredoxin-dependent peroxiredoxin (Most members of this family contain a selenocysteine.), whose protein sequence is MAEEKSINCARPTGGLVGEAPVENNTPTPSPTVQGDVPMVTVGKKAPDFSSPAFFQGEFTSVKLSDYLGKWVVLCFYPGDFTFVUATEVSAVAEKHAEFEKLGVQVLSMSVDSMFVHKMWVDHELSKMITKGKVPFPMLSDAGGKVGQAYGVYDEDGGVDIRGRFLIDPDGIVQAMEVLTPPVGRNVNETLRQIHAFQLVRESKGTQATPSGWKPGKITLKPGPDLVGKVWEAWTVDKAFD, encoded by the coding sequence ATGGCTGAAGAAAAGTCCATAAACTGCGCTCGCCCCACGGGCGGCCTTGTCGGAGAAGCCCCCGTGGAAAACAACACCCCAACCCCATCACCAACCGTACAAGGAGATGTCCCTATGGTCACTGTCGGCAAAAAAGCTCCCGATTTCAGCTCACCCGCCTTTTTTCAGGGGGAATTCACCTCTGTCAAGCTGTCCGACTATCTGGGCAAGTGGGTGGTGCTCTGCTTTTACCCGGGTGATTTCACCTTTGTCTGAGCCACGGAAGTCTCGGCGGTCGCCGAGAAACATGCGGAATTTGAAAAGCTCGGGGTTCAGGTGCTTTCCATGAGTGTTGACAGCATGTTTGTCCACAAAATGTGGGTTGATCATGAACTTTCCAAGATGATCACCAAGGGCAAGGTCCCCTTTCCCATGCTCTCCGATGCCGGGGGCAAAGTGGGTCAGGCCTACGGTGTTTATGACGAAGACGGCGGCGTGGATATCCGCGGCCGGTTCCTCATTGATCCGGACGGTATTGTACAGGCCATGGAAGTGCTCACGCCTCCTGTTGGCCGCAACGTGAACGAGACCCTGCGCCAGATCCATGCGTTCCAGCTGGTGCGTGAGAGCAAGGGAACCCAGGCCACGCCATCGGGCTGGAAACCCGGCAAGATCACCCTCAAGCCCGGCCCCGATCTGGTGGGCAAGGTCTGGGAGGCCTGGACCGTGGACAAGGCCTTTGATTAA
- the yedF gene encoding sulfurtransferase-like selenium metabolism protein YedF, whose protein sequence is MSCCTLTCQGLPCPQPVLQCKQAIEKEPGVELVVYVDNDAAKENVTRFVGTKGYEVVSAEKDGAVWKIMARPGAGMTTGVATGSQHVAKEKTEQGNRTLVFISSSCMGSGDDELGHKLMGNFISVLPELGDDLWRIILVNAGVKLAVEGSPVLANLQALEAQGVSILVCGTCLDFFDLLQQKKVGETTNMLDVVTSMQLADKVLSI, encoded by the coding sequence ATGAGTTGTTGTACCCTTACATGTCAGGGATTGCCCTGTCCGCAGCCTGTTTTGCAATGCAAGCAGGCCATTGAAAAGGAACCCGGGGTGGAACTGGTCGTGTATGTTGACAATGATGCGGCCAAGGAAAATGTGACGCGGTTTGTGGGCACCAAAGGATATGAAGTCGTGTCCGCGGAAAAGGACGGAGCTGTCTGGAAGATTATGGCCCGCCCGGGTGCTGGCATGACCACGGGTGTTGCAACCGGCAGCCAGCATGTGGCCAAGGAGAAGACAGAGCAGGGGAACAGGACCCTGGTGTTTATTTCTTCCTCCTGCATGGGTTCGGGAGACGATGAGCTCGGCCACAAGCTCATGGGAAATTTCATCAGCGTTCTGCCCGAACTGGGTGATGATCTCTGGCGGATCATCCTTGTTAATGCCGGGGTGAAGCTGGCGGTTGAGGGGAGCCCGGTTCTTGCCAACCTCCAGGCATTGGAGGCACAGGGGGTTTCCATCCTGGTTTGCGGTACCTGTTTGGATTTTTTCGATCTTTTGCAACAAAAAAAGGTCGGAGAGACAACCAACATGCTTGATGTGGTCACCAGCATGCAGCTGGCCGACAAGGTGCTGAGCATCTGA
- the selD gene encoding selenide, water dikinase SelD, with protein sequence MEKIELVKSVKAAGUAAKISPGDLEDVLADCLHQEDDRLLTGLSDNEDSAILRFPAGKALVQTVDFFTPIVNDPYRFGQIAAANALSDVYAMGGVPYAAMNIVCFPIKKYPKEMLREILHGGMDKIREAGAVLAGGHSVEDEETKYGLAVSGIVDPDRFASNKGLRVGDQLVLTKPIGTGVLATGIKAGWDGADGFEDLLYTWAGMLNKAGGEVIRELGLIGATDVTGFGLGGHLLEMARASRVRVSLSLAAIPFIPEAVELAGMGMIPAGSFANRNFCSSLVQVASGCDPLLVDLVFDAQTSGGLILSVPEAKVDAAVNMLEAGGALAARIGRVTSPAEHGCRLDITP encoded by the coding sequence ATGGAAAAGATAGAACTGGTCAAATCAGTGAAGGCGGCCGGCTGAGCGGCCAAGATTTCTCCAGGGGACCTGGAGGATGTTTTGGCTGATTGCCTGCACCAGGAGGATGACCGACTGCTGACCGGCCTTTCGGACAACGAGGATTCGGCCATTCTCAGGTTTCCTGCGGGCAAGGCCCTGGTGCAGACCGTGGATTTTTTTACGCCCATTGTGAACGATCCCTACCGGTTCGGCCAGATCGCTGCGGCCAATGCCCTGTCCGATGTCTATGCCATGGGCGGGGTTCCCTATGCGGCCATGAACATTGTCTGCTTTCCCATCAAGAAATATCCCAAGGAAATGCTCCGTGAAATCCTGCATGGCGGCATGGACAAAATCCGGGAAGCCGGGGCGGTTCTAGCAGGCGGGCACAGTGTTGAGGACGAGGAAACCAAATACGGGCTGGCCGTGTCCGGGATTGTTGATCCGGACCGGTTCGCGTCCAACAAGGGACTGCGCGTTGGCGATCAGCTTGTTTTGACCAAACCCATCGGGACCGGAGTGCTGGCAACGGGCATCAAGGCCGGATGGGACGGGGCCGATGGGTTTGAGGATCTTCTGTATACATGGGCGGGCATGCTCAACAAAGCAGGGGGCGAGGTCATCCGGGAATTGGGCCTCATCGGGGCAACCGACGTGACCGGGTTCGGGCTGGGAGGCCATCTGCTGGAAATGGCCAGGGCCTCCCGTGTGCGGGTTTCCCTTTCCCTGGCAGCCATCCCGTTCATTCCCGAGGCCGTGGAACTGGCCGGCATGGGCATGATCCCGGCGGGCAGCTTTGCCAACAGAAATTTTTGTTCATCCCTGGTGCAGGTCGCTTCGGGATGCGATCCCCTGCTGGTGGACCTCGTGTTTGACGCCCAGACCTCAGGAGGGCTTATTTTGAGCGTGCCCGAGGCCAAGGTGGATGCTGCCGTGAACATGCTGGAGGCTGGTGGCGCGCTGGCTGCACGCATCGGGCGGGTCACCTCGCCTGCTGAACACGGATGCAGGCTGGACATCACGCCCTGA
- a CDS encoding cold-shock protein produces MSYEGTVKWFNEKKGFGFIEQANGGEDVFVHYSAIQKPGFKTLREGEKVSFDIIEGERGTKAENVVTVE; encoded by the coding sequence ATGAGTTATGAAGGAACAGTGAAGTGGTTCAATGAAAAGAAGGGATTTGGTTTCATCGAACAGGCGAACGGCGGTGAGGACGTTTTCGTGCACTACTCTGCCATCCAGAAACCAGGTTTCAAGACCCTTCGCGAAGGTGAAAAGGTAAGTTTCGATATTATTGAAGGTGAACGCGGAACAAAGGCCGAGAATGTTGTCACGGTCGAGTAA
- the moaA gene encoding GTP 3',8-cyclase MoaA has translation MLQDHFGRKVTYVRMSITDRCNLRCLYCRSVQDWDFIPHEGIMRYEEMDYLINILWHEGVRKVRFTGGEPFARRDFIPFLEKLAGTYPDLAIHVTTNGTLIKNKIHLLRNLGLAGLNISLDTLRRDRFKQITGRDFYADVRKTIDESLSAGLRTKINVVALRGVNDDELEDFVTFAREHPLDLRFIEFMPIGGTCPWDKEHYWSARDIRDALKKLTPLVPVPGHEATQGPARMFALPEGLGRIGIISAMSDHFCEDCNRLRVTSDGRIRPCLFSDKEYPVLPLLRKDERNKEEIVRFLHDVTLKKPMGYMLLQALEARQGVHVCSRMMSTIGG, from the coding sequence GTGCTGCAAGATCATTTTGGAAGAAAGGTTACCTATGTTCGCATGAGCATTACCGACCGGTGCAACCTGCGCTGTTTGTACTGCCGTTCGGTGCAGGACTGGGATTTCATCCCCCACGAGGGGATCATGAGATACGAGGAAATGGACTATCTCATCAATATATTGTGGCACGAGGGTGTACGCAAGGTCCGATTCACCGGAGGAGAACCCTTTGCCCGGCGGGATTTCATCCCCTTTCTGGAAAAACTGGCCGGGACCTATCCCGATCTGGCCATCCATGTGACCACCAACGGTACCCTGATCAAGAACAAGATTCACCTGCTCAGAAACCTGGGCCTTGCCGGACTGAACATCTCCCTGGACACCTTGCGCCGGGACCGGTTCAAGCAGATCACAGGACGTGATTTTTATGCGGATGTCCGCAAGACCATTGATGAGTCCCTCTCAGCTGGTCTGCGCACCAAGATCAACGTGGTTGCCCTGCGTGGGGTCAATGACGATGAACTGGAAGATTTCGTGACCTTTGCCCGGGAACACCCCCTGGATCTGCGGTTCATCGAATTCATGCCCATTGGTGGAACCTGCCCCTGGGACAAGGAGCATTACTGGTCGGCCAGGGACATTCGTGACGCCCTGAAAAAACTGACCCCACTGGTACCGGTACCCGGCCACGAGGCCACACAGGGGCCGGCCCGCATGTTCGCCCTGCCCGAAGGCCTGGGCAGAATCGGGATCATTTCGGCCATGAGTGACCATTTCTGTGAAGACTGCAACCGACTGCGCGTGACATCCGACGGCAGGATCAGACCCTGTCTCTTTTCCGACAAAGAATATCCCGTATTGCCCTTGCTGCGAAAAGATGAAAGAAACAAGGAGGAAATCGTCCGGTTTCTTCACGATGTGACCTTGAAGAAACCCATGGGCTACATGCTGTTGCAGGCTCTCGAAGCCCGGCAGGGCGTGCATGTCTGTTCGAGGATGATGTCCACCATCGGAGGTTGA